A region of Miscanthus floridulus cultivar M001 unplaced genomic scaffold, ASM1932011v1 fs_786_1_2, whole genome shotgun sequence DNA encodes the following proteins:
- the LOC136533088 gene encoding uncharacterized protein, with the protein MSRALAFTVLLLAAAAAVAPLACADGVEESIPGAKESASAGSSGAKVFDTDTAVGADPDPSPASGLPADPAPDARP; encoded by the coding sequence ATGTCTCGCGCGCTCGCCTTTACGGTCCTTctcctggccgccgccgccgcggtggcGCCGCTGGCCTGCGCCGACGGCGTGGAGGAGTCCATCCCCGGCGCCAAGGAGTCCGCGAGCGCCGGGTCCAGCGGCGCCAAGGTGTTCGACACGGACACGGCGGTCGGGGCCGATCCCGACCCCTCCCCGGCCAGCGGCCTGCCGGCCGACCCGGCGCCCGACGCGCGCCCCTAA